tatatattgtagatgaaaatgaaaattatgtaagagaaagataaatgtgtaatttataaaaaatcatggaagtaaatcaagttagaagttaaattataagaacattagacaattagaatgtattatatgatacaaaacaacatattatggtgagtttgggtacctaaggttatatatatatatatatatatatatatatatatatatatatatatatatatatatatatatatatggttaaccTTTTGTGTGAAGGTAAGTCAATCCAAGAGTGTTTTCATAATTAGATTTTGTTACGTGATTATCTCTTGTACATACGAAATTAATTCTTGAAGCAGTAAAATTTTAGTTTCAAAGTATTGGATTGTTTTCTTCCTTTATAGCTTGATTGAATCATTACTTAGGACCAACAAAAGATTATCTCTCTACGCTAAAAAAGACGGGTCACGGAATCTTCCCAACATTATTGTTGTCTCTCCTCTCTAAcagcctttatggagctattttttTCAAAGAATGAAAGAAGTTTAAGTTTAAGgtaaaaagaaataataataaacaagcaaaatttaaaaaataaacaagAAAAGAAGACAAATGggtaaaatattcttttaatttacacttaataaattattttaaataaaaataaaattttatcctATACGGATTAGTCTACCTGATAGAGACTTTGTCTTTTAAATTGAAGGTCCTGATTTCTAATCTGGATATTGACAATTTTACTAATTAACTAATACTAACAATTTTACTAACCAAGTTAATCGACTATAAAAAAACTAACCAAGTTAACTATAAGAAACCACAAAAAAACATATTTGTAAACCGCGTTGAGCGTTTGTGTTATTTCAGTCTTAAAAGTTAAAACAATCCtccataataaatgaaaataattttggcacatgtcactctctcattaacttggacacatatcaatttttggtatttttgtttaAATGTGTTTTTTcatttgtcatttttttttttgtcttttcttaattaacaatCATATTTACACTTCAATTAATAATtgtcttaattgaaaataaccaataaattataatattagtACGCATATAGTATTtgatatgtttccttttaaatttaaattttaaatctaaaatttcaagtttaaataaatttttgtttaaactttcatattttattttttgttttatcaaacttatatAGTATACGGGTTTTATATGAATAATACTctgattttttaaaaatttaatggTAGATGTATACGGAGAAAGTTGGGTGCTCGTTGATTCACAGATTGAATGTTCGGGGAGTATTTTGGGCAACACATCATTCAAAAGGGTCCAAATCGCCCATCTATTAAAGCTTCGATACTCAGAAATTGACACGCGCCACCATCGCGCGTGGTTAAATTCTTGTGACATTACGCACGATGGCGGTCAGCTTTCATAATCTCGCAAGATCATCCGTTCGTTTATCCAGTCCACGTCATCTTCACAAAACCTCGGCCCTACGATCCGCACCACTCCGACGGGCCACCCTCGACGCCTTCACTCCATTATCGGTGGCGATATCATCCTTCAGGACCTGTCTATGGTCGAAATCTAagccagagagagagagaacgagagagagtagagagagaaagaataagCGAAGAATCCAATGAGTTAATAAGGGTTCGATCTATTTGAAAAGGTACTTTCTCGGAACCCTAGTGTGTTACTATCACTCTATCAGACttaattatgttttgtttgtgTAAAATTATAGAAGCTGTGTGAATATTGGTTTTAATCTTAAAAATTGTATGAAAATCTAGTATTTTGTACATGTTTGTACAATCAAAGCAGATTGAGTCAGGGTTTTTGGATTTCATGTATGAATTCGGAGAAAATTTTCAGTAGAAAGTCCTTCAAAGGTTtgaacaacaagaagaagaagaattcaaCACCGGCTCACAGTTCAAACCTAGCTTCAGAAGACGCAAACCCTAGCCAGGTATTAGTTATGGGTTCTCGGGTTCCTCCTGGAAACGGGGGAAGTAAGTTTGGATTTCGAAGGCAGGAGAATCGAGTTACTATCCAGCTGACATCTAAATCGAAGCAAGAGATGAGAGAAATTAAGAGGAAGCTTGTTAGTGAGCTTGAACTGGTTAAGCGATTGGTGAAGAAGATTGAGGAGGTAGGGTCGAGGCCTTTGAATCAGTTAAGTATCTCTGTTTTGGAGAACACTCAGGGTACAACTACAAGTGAGAATGTAGAGAAGGAGAAAAGAACTCCAAAAGCAAACCAGTTCTACAGGAAATCAGATTTTCTTCTTGCTAGAGATAGAATCCCTGCAACTGAGAGCCACAAGAAATTAAAACCTAGTGGCAAGAAACAAGGAGGAGTTGATGCTAAGTTTTCAAACAAATTGTTCAAGAGCTGTAGTACTTTGCTTGAGAAATTAATGAAGCACAAACATGGCTGGGTGTTTAATAAACCTGTTGATCCACTTGCCCTTGGCTTACATGATTACTTTGACATCATTAAGCATCCAATGGATTTGGAAACTGTAAAATCACGTCTGGATAAAAACTGGTATAATTCTCCAATGGAGTTTGCAGAAGATGTAAGACTCACATTTCACAATGCTATGACATATAACCCAAAAGGGCAAGATGTTCATGCCATGGCAGAGCTTCTGTTaaatttttttcaagaaaaatggaaACTCATAGAAGCAGATTTTATCCGTGAGTCTAAGCTTGCAGTAAATAATGAAATTGTTTtgccacctccacctccacctccacctgCTCCAACCATTGATCCTAAACCAAAGCCTATGAATCCTTCTACCATGGGTAGAACTCCTTCTTCAAAGAAACCAAAGGCTAAGgaactcaacaaaagggaaatGACATATGATGAGAAGCAAAAGCTTAGTATGGACCTTCAGAATCTGCCTTCTGAAAAGCTAGATAATGTTGTTCAGATTATCAAGAAACGAAACCCGTCATTGTCTCAAAAAGATGATGAAATTGAAGTGGATATTGATACTTTTGATACTGAAACTCTATGGGAGCTTGATCGGTTCGTTACAAACTACAAGAAAGGTTTAAGCAAGAACAAAAGGAAAGCTGATTTTCCCAATCAAGAAACAATGGAAGTTGAACCAAATGTACAGGAAAACGTGAGTCTTTCACACCATCTTTTTTCCTTTATGTAATGAAATAtgccaaaagaaaaaaaacatgatttttCTTCCTAATTTCAGATTCCACAACCAATTGTTGTTGATGCCTTTAAAGAAGCTGATGAGACAGATGTTCAGATGGAGAAGAAAGTGGAGGAGGAAGTTGCTCAAGGAGACAACAAGTCCAGTAGCTCTAGCAGCTCCAGCAGTGTAtctggatcctcttctagtggtaTTAATTAACTATTAACATATGAGAATTAATGGTTTTGTTTATTTTTGACTTAATATAAAGccatgaatacacttacatgaatacgtttacatagatacgcttatatagatacgcttacatgaatacacttacatgaatacgtttacatagatatgcttacatgaataaGCTTACATAAATACgattacaatacacgataacagaacagacataacaaggtgctatagcatgaaacaatttcaggatctaacgcggcttgcaatcattgcaggggtcgcgtgtggttcccaaaatctcttgacaggggagcgtttagcatgggatctagtcatcacattatgccttaaccctcaattaaggcaaaatagtacaaaaagtagtcacttattacaaatactacagtacttatacTGTATATACGACAACTACAAAAGGATATAAAActccagttaatatattatttatacctttactatgtgtcatattcacataatcgatgaggtagattagatttgaataataatagtcgtacagtcaggtcttggtagaagactactttcaaaacagtcgagtcttggtagaagactactttcaaaacagttaggtcttggtagaagattactttttatactattaggaaatatgggattttctagggttttcaaacgtttacaattacttacaaacattttcatacttatacaaactttctttcaaaacaatttcaagtctttcattacaagttttataaATCAAAGACACGTTagtacttatgaattcactagctttttggttgatactcgctttcaaaataacttgtattctcaggtcacaaatagacaagtatgacgaccaggttttgtgaagacggagcagtcaagactcgtcttttattttgattattcattatgttgtttattactatgaaagaacacactgtaattacaattatactattaatgcaatggatgatgttgtcgcttgtttactactttgcattgttgtgatactttaaaTGACGTCCTCCACTTCGGAACGTTTCCATCGTTctcgttttggggtgtgacatgtaatttattttatgtataatAGATTAGTTTCGATATCATCAAATATGAGGAGATTGTTGAGTAGAACTCTTAGATTTGATGATGTACATTTTTGCACTGCCACTGATGGTCTCAACGTATGTTACGTTGATGGCCTCAGTACGCTACTCGAAGACATCGAACAACGTAAAGAACTTCTTGAGCTACATGACAAATCCTTTATTCTTGATAAGTATCAACTAAAGATATAGTTACCCATGTTAACTGAGGACTCCTTGATCTTAGAGATTGTTTTGACAATTGTACCTAACTTGTATGTTAAGCTAatgttttgttatatatatatatatatatatatatatatatatatatatatatatatatttgaaccaatgaaaacatgacaacacatcatttccacaatacattacttgtgaagaaagaaatggacacgtgtcatttgattattggttccggtagatgttgccatagttatttgttttccattgaactcatttatatatatatatatatatatatatatatatatatatatatatatatatatagggaaaagtgaatatacccttaagagtatataagcttaggtacccgaaCACACCATAATACGTCGTTTCGTTTGATAAATTCATTATAATATTCATAAACTTCAATCTTAagttgatttactttcaagatatTCGAAATTTCCGTATAATCtttctcttacatcacatctttttgccgaacacttattaggctatatatattgtagatgaaaatgaaaattatgtaagagaaagataaatgtgtaatttataaaaaatcatggaagtaaatcaagttagaagttaaattataagaacattagacaattagaatgtattatatgatacaaaacaacatattatggtgagtttgggtacctaaggttatatatatatatatatatatatatatatatatatatatatatatatatatatatatggttaaccTTTTGTGTGAAGGTAAGTCAATCCAAGAGTGTTTTCATAATTAGATTTTGTTACGTGATTATCTCTTGTACATACGAAATTAATTCTTGAAGCAGTAAAATTTTAGTTTCAAAGTATTGGATTGTTTTCTTCCTTTATAGCTTGATTGAATCATTACTTAGGACCAACAAAAGATTATCTCTCTACGCTAAAAAAGACGGGTCACGGAATCTTCCCAACATTATTGTTGTCTCTCCTCTCTAAcagcctttatggagctattttttTCAAAGAATGAAAGAAGTTTAAGTTTAAGgtaaaaagaaataataataaacaagcaaaatttaaaaaataaacaagAAAAGAAGACAAATGggtaaaatattcttttaatttacacttaataaattattttaaataaaaataaaattttatcctATACGGATTAGTCTACCTGATAGAGACTTTGTCTTTTAAATTGAAGGTCCTGATTTCTAATCTGGATATTGACAATTTTACTAATTAACTAATACTAACAATTTTACTAACCAAGTTAATCGACTATAAAAAAACTAACCAAGTTAACTATAAGAAACCACAAAAAAACATATTTGTAAACCGCGTTGAGCGTTTGTGTTATTTCAGTCTTAAAAGTTAAAACAATCCtccataataaatgaaaataattttggcacatgtcactctctcattaacttggacacatatcaatttttggtatttttgtttaAATGTGTTTTTTcatttgtcattttttttttgtcttttcttaattaacaatCATATTTACACTTCAATTAATAATtgtcttaattgaaaataaccaataaattataatattagtACGCATATAGTATTtgatatgtttccttttaaatttaaattttaaatctaaaatttcaagtttaaataaatttttgtttaaactttcatattttattttttgttttatcaaacttatatAGTATACGGGTTTTATATGAATAATACTctgattttttaaaaatttaatggTAGATGTATACGGAGAAAGTTGGGTGCTCGTTGATTCACAGATTGAATGTTCGGGGAGTATTTTGGGCAACACATCATTCAAAAGGGTCCAAATCGCCCATCTATTAAAGCTTCGATACTCAGAAATTGACACGCGCCACCATCGCGCGTGGTTAAATTCTTGTGACATTACGCACGATGGCGGTCAGCTTTCATAATCTCGCAAGATCATCCGTTCGTTTATCCAGTCCACGTCATCTTCACAAAACCTCGGCCCTACGATCCGCACCACTCCGACGGGCCACCCTCGACGCCTTCACTCCATTATCGGTGGCGATATCATCCTTCAGGACCTGTCTATGGTCGAAATCTAagccagagagagagagaacgagagagagtagagagagaaagaataagCGAAGAATCCAATGAGTTAATAAGGGTTCGATCTATTTGAAAAGGTACTTTCTCGGAACCCTAGTGTGTTACTATCACTCTATCAGACttaattatgttttgtttgtgTAAAATTATAGAAGCTGTGTGAATATTGGTTTTAATCTTAAAAATTGTATGAAAATCTAGTATTTTGTACATGTTTGTACAATCAAAGCAGATTGAGTCAGGGTTTTTGGATTTCATGTATGAATTCGGAGAAAATTTTCAGTAGAAAGTCCTTCAAAGGTTtgaacaacaagaagaagaagaattcaaCACCGGCTCACAGTTCAAACCTAGCTTCAGAAGACGCAAACCCTAGCCAGGTATTAGTTATGGGTTCTCGGGTTCCTCCTGGAAACGGGGGAAGTAAGTTTGGATTTCGAAGGCAGGAGAATCGAGTTACTATCCAGCTGACATCTAAATCGAAGCAAGAGATGAGAGAAATTAAGAGGAAGCTTGTTAGTGAGCTTGAACTGGTTAAGCGATTGGTGAAGAAGATTGAGGAGGTAGGGTCGAGGCCTTTGAATCAGTTAAGTATCTCTGTTTTGGAGAACACTCAGGGTACAACTACAAGTGAGAATGTAGAGAAGGAGAAAAGAACTCCAAAAGCAAACCAGTTCTACAGGAAATCAGATTTTCTTCTTGCTAGAGATAGAATCCCTGCAACTGAGAGCCACAAGAAATTAAAACCTAGTGGCAAGAAACAAGGAGGAGTTGATGCTAAGTTTTCAAACAAATTGTTCAAGAGCTGTAGTACTTTGCTTGAGAAATTAATGAAGCACAAACATGGCTGGGTGTTTAATAAACCTGTTGATCCACTTGCCCTTGGCTTACATGATTACTTTGACATCATTAA
The genomic region above belongs to Lactuca sativa cultivar Salinas chromosome 4, Lsat_Salinas_v11, whole genome shotgun sequence and contains:
- the LOC128133188 gene encoding transcription factor GTE4-like isoform X2, whose product is MGSRVPPGNGGSKFGFRRQENRVTIQLTSKSKQEMREIKRKLVSELELVKRLVKKIEEVGSRPLNQLSISVLENTQGTTTSENVEKEKRTPKANQFYRKSDFLLARDRIPATESHKKLKPSGKKQGGVDAKFSNKLFKSCSTLLEKLMKHKHGWVFNKPVDPLALGLHDYFDIIKHPMDLETVKSRLDKNWYNSPMEFAEDVRLTFHNAMTYNPKGQDVHAMAELLLNFFQEKWKLIEADFIRESKLAVNNEIVLPPPPPPPPAPTIDPKPKPMNPSTMGRTPSSKKPKAKELNKREMTYDEKQKLSMDLQNLPSEKLDNVVQIIKKRNPSLSQKDDEIEVDIDTFDTETLWELDRFVTNYKKGLSKNKRKADFPNQETMEVEPNVQENIPQPIVVDAFKEADETDVQMEKKVEEEVAQGDNKSSSSSSSSSVSGSSSSGIN
- the LOC128133188 gene encoding transcription factor GTE4-like isoform X1; its protein translation is MNSEKIFSRKSFKGLNNKKKKNSTPAHSSNLASEDANPSQVLVMGSRVPPGNGGSKFGFRRQENRVTIQLTSKSKQEMREIKRKLVSELELVKRLVKKIEEVGSRPLNQLSISVLENTQGTTTSENVEKEKRTPKANQFYRKSDFLLARDRIPATESHKKLKPSGKKQGGVDAKFSNKLFKSCSTLLEKLMKHKHGWVFNKPVDPLALGLHDYFDIIKHPMDLETVKSRLDKNWYNSPMEFAEDVRLTFHNAMTYNPKGQDVHAMAELLLNFFQEKWKLIEADFIRESKLAVNNEIVLPPPPPPPPAPTIDPKPKPMNPSTMGRTPSSKKPKAKELNKREMTYDEKQKLSMDLQNLPSEKLDNVVQIIKKRNPSLSQKDDEIEVDIDTFDTETLWELDRFVTNYKKGLSKNKRKADFPNQETMEVEPNVQENIPQPIVVDAFKEADETDVQMEKKVEEEVAQGDNKSSSSSSSSSVSGSSSSGIN